A single genomic interval of Agromyces cerinus harbors:
- the paaE gene encoding 1,2-phenylacetyl-CoA epoxidase subunit PaaE, with amino-acid sequence MAARNLGSTATPTPDAATPDAAVASAFLQSTVGGEHVSKRHRARFHSLEVAEVRPLTADAVEVTFAVPDDLADDYTYLPGQYVALRKDFDGHELRRSYSICRPPVRGSVSVAIKRDLGGLFSTWANTELVAGDTLDVMSPQGTFTSSLDALDGKHIVGIAAGSGITPLMALAHTVLARSATSEFELVYTNRSTLDVMFLEELAELKDRYPSRLALHHVLSREQRTAPLLSGRIDGEKLDRMLDVLIRPETVDEWFLCGPFELVQLARDTLEARGVPTKHVRYELFTTDADRVEPRHGRPVVVERGEPTVAIEFTLDGLSSTVDSPVSANESILNAALRVRADVPFACAGGVCGTCRARVIEGSVAMTENYALEPDELERGYVLTCQSHPKSDRVVVDYDV; translated from the coding sequence ATGGCCGCCCGCAACCTGGGGTCGACGGCGACCCCGACGCCCGATGCCGCGACGCCCGATGCCGCGGTCGCCTCGGCGTTCCTGCAGAGCACCGTCGGCGGCGAACACGTCTCGAAGCGCCACCGCGCCCGCTTCCACTCGCTCGAGGTCGCCGAGGTGCGCCCGCTCACAGCCGACGCCGTCGAGGTCACCTTCGCCGTGCCCGACGACCTCGCCGACGACTACACGTACCTGCCCGGCCAGTACGTGGCGCTCCGCAAGGACTTCGACGGGCACGAGCTGCGTCGCAGCTACTCGATCTGCCGTCCGCCCGTGCGGGGCAGCGTCTCGGTCGCGATCAAGCGCGACCTGGGCGGCCTCTTCTCGACGTGGGCGAACACCGAGCTCGTCGCGGGCGACACCCTCGACGTGATGAGTCCCCAGGGCACCTTCACCTCGAGCCTCGACGCGCTCGACGGCAAGCACATCGTCGGCATCGCCGCCGGGTCGGGCATCACCCCGCTCATGGCGCTCGCCCACACGGTGCTGGCGCGCTCCGCGACATCCGAATTCGAGCTCGTCTACACGAACCGCTCGACGCTCGACGTGATGTTCCTCGAGGAGCTCGCCGAGCTGAAGGACCGCTACCCGTCGCGCCTCGCCCTGCACCACGTGCTCTCGCGGGAGCAGCGCACCGCGCCGCTGCTCTCGGGGCGCATCGACGGCGAGAAGCTCGATCGCATGCTCGACGTGCTGATCCGTCCCGAGACCGTCGACGAGTGGTTCCTGTGCGGGCCGTTCGAGCTCGTGCAGCTCGCGCGCGACACCCTCGAGGCGCGTGGCGTGCCGACCAAGCACGTGCGCTACGAGCTCTTCACGACCGACGCAGACCGGGTCGAGCCGCGCCACGGCCGCCCCGTGGTGGTCGAGCGCGGCGAGCCGACCGTCGCGATCGAGTTCACGCTCGACGGCCTGTCGTCGACCGTCGACAGCCCGGTGAGCGCGAACGAGTCGATCCTGAACGCGGCGCTGCGGGTGCGGGCCGACGTGCCGTTCGCCTGCGCCGGGGGAGTGTGCGGCACTTGCCGCGCGCGCGTGATCGAGGGCAGCGTCGCCATGACCGAGAACTACGCCCTCGAACCCGACGAGCTCGAACGCGGCTACGTGCTCACGTGCCAGTCGCATCCCAAGTCAGACCGCGTCGTCGTCGACTACGACGTGTGA
- a CDS encoding enoyl-CoA hydratase/isomerase family protein gives MIELTVADGVAEVVLNAPEKLNSLDEAAIGELAAAYLEAERMAQTGDIRALVLRGEGRAFCAGRDISGVDPREDDVLGYLGGLVEPLLQRMASIAVPTFAVAHGACLGVGLGLLIASDIVYVADTAKIGSPFANLGATLDSGGHALFVERLGAHRTMDLIVTGRLMSGAEAVAAGLFSQVFPADEVTDATRAAARAAASGATQAFVASKRLVAALRDDRLGLWASMSEENRAQAALCDTADYREGFAAFQEKRKPEFTGRG, from the coding sequence ATGATCGAACTCACCGTGGCCGATGGCGTCGCCGAGGTCGTGCTGAACGCCCCCGAGAAGCTCAACTCGCTCGATGAGGCCGCGATCGGCGAACTCGCAGCGGCCTACCTCGAGGCCGAGCGGATGGCGCAGACCGGCGACATCCGTGCACTCGTGCTGCGCGGCGAGGGGCGCGCGTTCTGCGCCGGCCGCGACATCTCAGGTGTCGACCCGCGCGAGGACGACGTGCTCGGCTACCTCGGCGGACTCGTCGAGCCGCTGCTGCAGCGCATGGCGAGCATCGCCGTGCCGACGTTCGCGGTCGCACACGGCGCGTGCCTCGGCGTGGGCCTCGGCCTGCTCATCGCCTCCGACATCGTCTACGTCGCCGACACCGCGAAGATCGGCTCGCCGTTCGCGAACCTCGGGGCGACGCTCGACTCGGGCGGCCACGCCCTCTTCGTCGAGCGGCTCGGCGCGCACCGCACCATGGACCTCATCGTCACCGGCCGCCTCATGTCGGGCGCCGAGGCGGTCGCAGCGGGCCTGTTCTCGCAGGTGTTCCCCGCCGACGAGGTGACGGATGCCACCCGCGCCGCGGCCCGCGCCGCGGCATCCGGTGCCACCCAGGCGTTCGTCGCCTCGAAGCGCCTCGTCGCCGCGCTCCGCGACGACCGGCTCGGGCTCTGGGCGTCGATGTCCGAGGAGAACCGCGCGCAGGCCGCGCTCTGCGACACCGCCGACTACCGCGAGGGCTTCGCCGCGTTCCAGGAGAAGCGGAAGCCGGAGTTCACTGGCCGCGGCTGA